Proteins encoded in a region of the Sander lucioperca isolate FBNREF2018 chromosome 18, SLUC_FBN_1.2, whole genome shotgun sequence genome:
- the LOC116065776 gene encoding uncharacterized protein LOC116065776, whose amino-acid sequence MAICETLKVFLQRCKTNMNFKEDSDTLESHEKESGSSSQSRILDIERAEKAELAALIQRTERLCASQKASSDAVLERMGLSIQQDTLHSPQPPASPRRSPKCSLPGRRIRPIVEEDKRSRMATTNQTLLEEDPFFEKKLRLGSQIAILACKIAKLRAANRSPSPDSTHSSVDSHTPTELRAISHIRSFTPNPPPPPSRIPVMKLGGAGKKAANRCKLQSAKNTFEEVGETFETFQLDHRPSRVRVSEQPAAPSRTLAVAAKVPAPPSKAAPPNRKGPRRGTKLHPKAVAAQEDLQPFVNPAESLSLSFTQLTSDDWEKKLDGLKTVRALVQHHPALLKTKLHEVCLVLTEGVNNLRSAVACAAMATIAKVHVHLGRAMDPEAKWTGRVLLLKLAQTNNVFIKEQANLALDALVEGCSPGRILNVLLDTGLRHRCAAVRGSTAQHLHQLADIIGENHILTAGKIFAQHFLAAVSKMAVDAAPDVRHHGQMMLQGLAHQKEFMVMWERIIPAKDRSPLQKILKKIR is encoded by the exons ATGGCTATTTGCGAGACATTAAAGGTCTTCCTGCAACGGTGTAAGACGAATATGAACTTCAAGGAAGACAGTGAT acacTAGAGAGCCACGAAAAAGAAAGTGGCTCCAGCAGTCAGTCCAGGATCCTTGACATTGAGAGAGCTGAAAAGGCTGAGTTGGCTGCACTCATTCAACGTACAGAGAGGCTGTGTGCTTCCCAGAAAGCCAGCAGTGATGCTGTTCTGGAGAGAATGGGACTCTCCATCCAGCAGGACACCCTCCACTCACCTCAGCCACCAGCTTCTCCCAGAAGGAGCCCTAAATGCTCTCTTCCAGGGAGAAGGATCAGGCCCATCGTAGAGGAGGACAAAAGGAGTCGGATGGCCACGACTAACCAGACGTTGTTAGAAGAGGACCCTTTCTTTGAGAAGAAGCTGCGTTTGGGCTCTCAGATAGCGATACTTGCCTGTAAGATTGCCAAGCTGAGAGCTGCAAACAGGAGCCCAAGCCCAGACTCTACCCACAGCTCTGTGGACTCACACACTCCCACTGAGCTAAGGGCTATTTCACACATCCGCTCTTTCACCCctaatcctcctcctcctccgtctcGTATCCCAGTGATGAAACTTGGTGGAGCAG GCAAGAAGGCAGCTAATAGATGCAAGCTCCAGTcagcaaaaaatacatttgaggaAGTTGGGGAGACCTTTGAGACGTTCCAGCTCGACCACCGTCCTTcacgggttagggttagtgaacaACCAGCAGCCCCCAGTAGGACCCTGGCGGTGGCAGCCAAGGTTCCAGCACCGCCATCCAAAGCTGCCCCGCCCAACAGAAAAGGACCTCGCCGTGGGACAAAACTCCACCCAAAGGCTGTTGCAGCTCAGGAAGACCTCCAGCCTTTCGTCAACCCTGCAGAGAGCCTGTCCCTCTCCTTCACACAGCTGACCTCAGATGACTG GGAGAAGAAACTGGATGGACTGAAGACTGTTCGAGCTCTGGTACAACACCATCCGGCATTACTGAAGACCAAACTGCATGAAGTCTGCCTGGTCCTCACAGAAGGG GTGAATAATTTGCGCTCTGCTGTGGCCTGTGCTGCAATGGCCACCATAGCAAAGGTCCATGTTCACCTGGGGAGGGCCATGGACCCTGAGGCAAAGTGGACAGGCCGCGTCCTGCTGCTGAAGTTGGCACAGACAAACAACGTCTTTATTAAAGAGCAGGCTAACCTTGCCCTGGATGCGCTGGTGGAGGGCTGCAGCCCTGGTAGAATATTGAACGTTCTCCTCGACACAGGGCTGAG GCACCGTTGTGCTGCAGTGAGAGggagcacagcacagcacctcCACCAACTGGCGGACATCATTGGAGAGAATCACATCTTGACAGCAGGGAAGATCTTCGCTCAGCATTTCCTTGCTGCTGTCAGTAAGATGGCGGTGGATGCTGCACCAGATGTCAG GCACCATGGACAGATGATGCTCCAGGGACTTGCCCACCAGAAGGAGTTCATGGTTATGTGGGAAAGGATAATCCCAGCAAAAGACAGAAGTCCCTTACAGAAGATCTTGAAGAAGATTAGGTAG
- the zmp:0000001267 gene encoding b(0,+)-type amino acid transporter 1 isoform X2, whose product MTMADKEPEALKMKREIGLIGGVSLVAGTMIGSGIFMSPQFVLAYVGSPGASMVIWALSGVVAMFAVLSYTELGTVISESGGEFIYILRIYGSCPAFFAAITFILVVKPFSIAAMAISIAEYSLAPFYTGCLPPQLAVKCAAAVAILVVAIVNILNVRIAVKVQVVFLVAKVLALAFIVIGGIVELIQSSRVLVENLKVENAFKGTQYSLSTVGMAFYQGLWSYAGWYNLNYVTEELKRPEVNLPRAVVIAISLVTGLYLLVNVSYLTVMTPKELMSSSAVAVTWGNKVLGSWGWIMSVAAALSAFGSLNGTFFSGGRVCFVAAREGHMPDILAMAHVHRLTPSPALIFTTVVSLLVLIPGDFQSIVNFFSFTAWFFYAITLSGLLYLKIKKPELPRSYRVPIVLPIVVLMAAIFLVLAPIIDNPQIEYLYVTLFILSGAIVYIPFIHYKLCPGLLTKLTVFLQLFLEVAPAEKNL is encoded by the exons ATGACCATGGCGGACAAAGAACCTGAAGCCCTGAAAATGAAACGGGAAATTGGGTTGATTGGCGGTGTATCACTAGTAGCAGGAACTATGATCGGATCCGGTATATTCATGTCGCCACAGTTTGTACTGGCCTATGTGGGAAGCCCTGGAGCAAGTATGGTGATCTGGGCTCTCTCAGGAGTTGTAGCTATGTTTGCAGTGCTGTCCTACACCGAGCTTGGGACAGTCATTTCGGAATCTGGTGGGGAGTTCATCTACATACTGAGGATCTATGGTTCATGTCCTGCTTTCTTTGCAGCAATCACTTTTATCCTGGTTGTGAAGCCATTCAGCATTGCAGCAATGGCAATTAGCATCGCAGAGTATTCTCTAGCACCCTTTTACACGGGCTGCCTTCCTCCTCAGCTGGCAGTGAAGTGTGCTGCAGCTGTCGCTATACTGGTTGTTGCAATAGTCAACATCTTGAATGTACGAATTGCCGTCAAAGTCCAAGTGGTCTTCTTGGTGGCCAAGGTGCTGGCGTTGGCATTCATCGTAATTGGAGGAATAGTGGAGCTCATACAGAGCAGCAGGGTCCTTGTGGAAAATTTGAAAGTTGAGAATGCGTTTAAAGGCACTCAGTACTCTTTGAGCACTGTAGGAATGGCTTTTTATCAAGGACTCTGGTCTTACGCAGGCTGGTACAACTTGAACTATGTCACTGAGGAGCTGAAAAGACCAGAG gtgAATCTTCCTAGGGCGGTTGTGATAGCCATTTCTCTGGTGACTGGCTTATATCTGCTGGTGAATGTGAGCTACCTGACGGTAATGACGCCTAAAGAACTAATGTCCTCCAGCGCAGTAGCAGTAACCTGGGG GAATAAGGTGTTAGGAAGCTGGGGCTGGATCATGTCTGTGGCTGCAGCGTTGTCTGCCTTTGGTTCTCTGAATGGGACGTTCTTCAGTGGTGGCCGTGTGTGCTTTGTTGCTGCCAGGGAAGGACACATG CCAGATATTCTGGCCATGGCTCACGTCCACAGACTGACTCCATCTCCAGCCCTGATCTTcaccactgttgtctctcttctggTGCTGATCCCTGGAGACTTCCAGAGTATTGTCAACTTCTTCAG TTTCACTGCCTGGTTTTTCTATGCCATCACCCTGTCTGGACTTCTCTACCTCAAGATTAAGAAGCCGGAGCTCCCCAGGTCCTACAGG GTTCCCATTGTACTCCCTATAGTGGTCCTAATGGCGGCAATATTCCTTGTGCTGGCGCCCATCATAGACAATCCTCAGATTGAATACCTCTATGTGACTTTATTTATCCTCAGTGGAGCTATAGTCTACATACCCTTCATCCATTACAAGCTCTGCCCAGGGCTGTTGACCAAGTTAACAGTGTTCCTTCAGCTGTTCTTAGAGGTCGCCCCAGCAGAGAAAAACTTGTGA
- the zmp:0000001267 gene encoding b(0,+)-type amino acid transporter 1 isoform X1, producing MSLRRQQLLATMESDTQRFNLKREVGIIGAVSFIAGTMIGSGIFISPQYVLSAIGSPGASFVIWTCCGILSMLGGLCYAELGTVIPESGAEYIYMLRTAGKVVAFMFVFSFIIVMRPASATGIALSIAEYVVAPFYNGCTPPQLVVKLVAAGAIIVLAIVNCLSVRLATAIQVVSMAIKLLALTVIILGGVVMLFKGHTENFENSFEETNVNVSSIGIAFYQCLWSYDGWNTLNCLTEELKHPHVNLPRAVVIAISLVTGLYLLVNVSYLTVMTPKELMSSSAVAVTWGNKVLGSWGWIMSVAAALSAFGSLNGTFFSGGRVCFVAAREGHMPDILAMAHVHRLTPSPALIFTTVVSLLVLIPGDFQSIVNFFSFTAWFFYAITLSGLLYLKIKKPELPRSYRVPIVLPIVVLMAAIFLVLAPIIDNPQIEYLYVTLFILSGAIVYIPFIHYKLCPGLLTKLTVFLQLFLEVAPAEKNL from the exons ATGTCTTTGAGAAGGCAGCAGCTCTTGGCAACAATGGAGAGTGATACACAGAGATTCAATCTGAAGAGAGAAGTGGGGATTATAGGAGCTGTGTCATTCATTGCTGGAACCATGATAGGATCTGGGATTTTCATATCCCCGCAGTATGTGCTGTCTGCCATCGGCAGCCCCGGAGCCAGCTTTGTTATATGGACCTGCTGTGGGATTTTATCCATGCTGGGGGGGCTCTGCTATGCTGAACTGGGCACAGTCATACCAGAGTCCGGAGCTGAATATATCTACATGCTGCGGACAGCAGGGAAAGTGGTGGCCTTTATGTTTGTCTTCAGCTTTATCATTGTCATGAGGCCTGCCAGTGCCACAGGAATTGCTCTCAGCATTGCTGAATATGTTGTGGCCCCCTTTTACAACGGCTGCACCCCTCCACAACTGGTGGTGAAATTGGTGGCTGCAGGAGCTATCATTGTGCTGGCCATAGTTAACTGTCTGAGCGTCCGCTTGGCCACTGCCATCCAGGTGGTTTCCATGGCAATCAAATTGCTGGCACTGACCGTGATCATTTTGGGAGGTGTTGTGATGCTTTTCAAGGGACACACTGAGAACTTTGAGAACTCCTTTGAGGAAACAAATGTTAACGTCAGCTCCATTGGCATTGCTTTTTATCAGTGCTTGTGGTCCTATGATGGTTGGAACACTTTGAATTGTTTAACTGAGGAGCTGAAACATCCACAT gtgAATCTTCCTAGGGCGGTTGTGATAGCCATTTCTCTGGTGACTGGCTTATATCTGCTGGTGAATGTGAGCTACCTGACGGTAATGACGCCTAAAGAACTAATGTCCTCCAGCGCAGTAGCAGTAACCTGGGG GAATAAGGTGTTAGGAAGCTGGGGCTGGATCATGTCTGTGGCTGCAGCGTTGTCTGCCTTTGGTTCTCTGAATGGGACGTTCTTCAGTGGTGGCCGTGTGTGCTTTGTTGCTGCCAGGGAAGGACACATG CCAGATATTCTGGCCATGGCTCACGTCCACAGACTGACTCCATCTCCAGCCCTGATCTTcaccactgttgtctctcttctggTGCTGATCCCTGGAGACTTCCAGAGTATTGTCAACTTCTTCAG TTTCACTGCCTGGTTTTTCTATGCCATCACCCTGTCTGGACTTCTCTACCTCAAGATTAAGAAGCCGGAGCTCCCCAGGTCCTACAGG GTTCCCATTGTACTCCCTATAGTGGTCCTAATGGCGGCAATATTCCTTGTGCTGGCGCCCATCATAGACAATCCTCAGATTGAATACCTCTATGTGACTTTATTTATCCTCAGTGGAGCTATAGTCTACATACCCTTCATCCATTACAAGCTCTGCCCAGGGCTGTTGACCAAGTTAACAGTGTTCCTTCAGCTGTTCTTAGAGGTCGCCCCAGCAGAGAAAAACTTGTGA
- the zmp:0000001267 gene encoding b(0,+)-type amino acid transporter 1 isoform X3 gives MDDMTPKLSLKREVGLVGAVSLIGGTMIGSGIFMSPQTVLFTIGSPGASLVVWAICGLLVILVSFCYAELGTVIRESGGEYIYILRTSGPVLAFMLIFSSVLFVRPAGVAGISLSFAQYVVAPFYSDCPPPVVLVKCVAAVAIIVLATVNCLNVRFSMSVQVFFMVVKVLALGVIIIGGLVMLIQGHTENFEDSFENTNLGINSIGIAFYQGLWSYDGWNNLNYVTEELKRPEVNLPRAVVIAISLVTGLYLLVNVSYLTVMTPKELMSSSAVAVTWGNKVLGSWGWIMSVAAALSAFGSLNGTFFSGGRVCFVAAREGHMPDILAMAHVHRLTPSPALIFTTVVSLLVLIPGDFQSIVNFFSFTAWFFYAITLSGLLYLKIKKPELPRSYRVPIVLPIVVLMAAIFLVLAPIIDNPQIEYLYVTLFILSGAIVYIPFIHYKLCPGLLTKLTVFLQLFLEVAPAEKNL, from the exons ATGGACGACATGACACCGAAGCTCAGCCTGAAGCGGGAAGTAGGGCTGGTGGGAGCCGTGTCCCTCATTGGAGGGACAATGATTGGATCTGGGATCTTCATGTCCCCACAGACAGTGCTCTTCACCATCGGCAGCCCTGGGGCCAGTTTGGTTGTGTGGGCGATCTGTGGTTTACTGGTGATACTGGTGTCTTTCTGCTACGCTGAGCTGGGCACTGTTATAAGAGAATCAGGAGGGGAGTACATCTACATCCTCAGGACTTCAGGTCCAGTCCTCGCCTTCATGCTAATCTTCAGCTCTGTGTTATTTGTGAGACCTGCTGGTGTTGCCGGCATCTCGCTGAGTTTTGCTCAGTATGTCGTGGCTCCCTTCTACTCAGACTGCCCCCCTCCCGTGGTGTTAGTGAAGTGCGTGGCTGCAGTTGCAATTATAGTGCTTGCCACTGTGAACTGCCTTAATGTTCGCTTTTCAATGTCAGTCCAAGTGTTTTTTATGGTGGTCAAGGTTCTGGCATTGGGAGTCATTATAATAGGAGGTTTGGTGATGCTTATCCAAGGGCATACTGAAAACTTTGAAGACTCCTTTGAGAACACAAATCTTGGCATCAATTCAATTGGTATTGCTTTCTACCAGGGACTGTGGTCCTATGATGGCTGGAACAATCTGAATTATGTTACTGAAGAGTTAAAACGCCCAGAG gtgAATCTTCCTAGGGCGGTTGTGATAGCCATTTCTCTGGTGACTGGCTTATATCTGCTGGTGAATGTGAGCTACCTGACGGTAATGACGCCTAAAGAACTAATGTCCTCCAGCGCAGTAGCAGTAACCTGGGG GAATAAGGTGTTAGGAAGCTGGGGCTGGATCATGTCTGTGGCTGCAGCGTTGTCTGCCTTTGGTTCTCTGAATGGGACGTTCTTCAGTGGTGGCCGTGTGTGCTTTGTTGCTGCCAGGGAAGGACACATG CCAGATATTCTGGCCATGGCTCACGTCCACAGACTGACTCCATCTCCAGCCCTGATCTTcaccactgttgtctctcttctggTGCTGATCCCTGGAGACTTCCAGAGTATTGTCAACTTCTTCAG TTTCACTGCCTGGTTTTTCTATGCCATCACCCTGTCTGGACTTCTCTACCTCAAGATTAAGAAGCCGGAGCTCCCCAGGTCCTACAGG GTTCCCATTGTACTCCCTATAGTGGTCCTAATGGCGGCAATATTCCTTGTGCTGGCGCCCATCATAGACAATCCTCAGATTGAATACCTCTATGTGACTTTATTTATCCTCAGTGGAGCTATAGTCTACATACCCTTCATCCATTACAAGCTCTGCCCAGGGCTGTTGACCAAGTTAACAGTGTTCCTTCAGCTGTTCTTAGAGGTCGCCCCAGCAGAGAAAAACTTGTGA